One stretch of Caldinitratiruptor microaerophilus DNA includes these proteins:
- the fhcD gene encoding formylmethanofuran--tetrahydromethanopterin N-formyltransferase — MQLEGVTVEDTFAEAFPMWAARLVVTARDLEWAMTAARVATGMATSVIGCGAEAGVEGPVEETPDGRPGVSFLVFAPTREALARELVRRVGQAIMTCPTTACFDGLAGDGEAARDGPAADAGGAAGSSRVPLGRALRLFGDGYQSAKQLGGRRYNRIPVMDGEFLVEDAVRAVPAVGGGNFLVLGADEGAALEAAAAAVRAIREQVPGVILPFPGGIVRAGSKVGSRYRHVPASTNHRFCPTLRARVEDTALPEGVGAVYEVVVDGLTLEAVTAAVRVGVRAACRPGVLRITAGNYGGKLGPYRIDLRAAVAGEVPC; from the coding sequence ATGCAGCTCGAGGGCGTGACCGTCGAGGACACCTTCGCCGAGGCGTTCCCGATGTGGGCGGCCCGGCTCGTCGTGACCGCACGGGACCTGGAGTGGGCGATGACGGCCGCCCGGGTGGCGACCGGCATGGCCACGTCGGTGATCGGTTGCGGAGCCGAGGCAGGGGTGGAGGGGCCCGTGGAGGAAACCCCGGACGGCCGCCCGGGGGTGAGCTTCCTGGTGTTCGCCCCGACCCGCGAGGCGCTGGCCCGGGAGCTCGTCCGCCGGGTGGGGCAGGCGATCATGACCTGCCCGACTACGGCGTGCTTCGACGGCCTCGCCGGCGACGGCGAGGCGGCCCGGGACGGCCCCGCGGCGGACGCCGGCGGCGCGGCCGGGAGCAGCCGCGTGCCCCTCGGCCGGGCGCTGCGCCTCTTCGGCGACGGGTACCAGAGCGCCAAGCAGCTCGGCGGGCGGCGGTACAACCGCATCCCGGTGATGGACGGGGAGTTCCTGGTGGAGGACGCGGTCCGGGCGGTGCCGGCCGTCGGCGGCGGCAACTTCCTCGTGCTGGGGGCCGACGAGGGGGCGGCGCTGGAGGCGGCCGCGGCGGCGGTCCGGGCCATCCGGGAGCAGGTGCCGGGGGTGATCCTGCCTTTCCCGGGCGGGATCGTCCGCGCCGGGTCGAAGGTCGGCTCCCGCTACAGGCACGTGCCCGCCTCCACGAACCACCGGTTCTGCCCCACCCTGCGGGCCCGGGTGGAGGACACCGCCCTGCCGGAAGGGGTGGGAGCGGTGTACGAGGTGGTGGTCGACGGCCTCACCCTGGAGGCGGTGACCGCCGCCGTCCGGGTGGGGGTGCGGGCCGCCTGCCGGCCGGGGGTGCTCCGCATCACCGCCGGCAATTACGGCGGGAAGCTGGGGCCGTA